In Carnobacterium sp. CP1, the following are encoded in one genomic region:
- a CDS encoding GNAT family N-acetyltransferase: MDIYIRTSQWADYPQIVEIENQIWNSTNTPQVTHYASPEEYAARFPVGSHLVAVSRIRNEVLGFIGFHRATSMEAHQWTWTIDIGVNPAAQSSGVGTKLLDAVKKQAQSEQIHKLSLRVLGTNQNAIRFYQKNGFEIEGILKDEFYLDGHFVDDIFMAFPLKNDTHLV, encoded by the coding sequence ATGGACATATACATTCGAACCAGCCAATGGGCTGATTACCCGCAAATCGTAGAGATCGAAAACCAAATCTGGAATTCTACCAACACGCCGCAAGTGACCCATTATGCTTCACCAGAAGAGTATGCAGCACGATTTCCAGTAGGGTCGCATTTAGTGGCGGTCTCCCGCATCCGAAATGAAGTGCTAGGGTTTATTGGATTTCATCGTGCTACGAGCATGGAGGCCCACCAATGGACGTGGACGATCGATATTGGCGTCAACCCCGCTGCACAAAGTTCAGGAGTCGGAACAAAACTGCTGGATGCTGTAAAAAAACAAGCCCAAAGCGAACAGATTCATAAACTGAGCCTTCGTGTTTTAGGAACCAACCAAAATGCGATTCGTTTTTACCAAAAAAACGGCTTTGAAATCGAAGGCATTTTGAAAGATGAATTCTATCTCGACGGTCATTTTGTAGACGATATTTTCATGGCCTTTCCTTTAAAAAATGATACTCATTTGGTATAA
- the rplM gene encoding 50S ribosomal protein L13: protein MRTTYMAKPSEVERKWYVVDATDIPMGRLSTVVASILRGKNKPTFTPHIDTGDFVIVINAEKIKLTGKKATDKIYSHHTGYIGGLKQVSAGELRANNPRKLIELSVKGMLPKNTLGRKQGMKLHVYGGSEHEHQAQQPEVLDITNLI, encoded by the coding sequence GTGCGTACAACTTATATGGCTAAACCTAGCGAAGTAGAACGTAAATGGTATGTGGTAGACGCAACCGATATCCCTATGGGACGTTTGTCTACTGTAGTAGCATCCATTCTACGCGGTAAAAATAAACCAACTTTCACACCACACATCGATACAGGTGATTTCGTGATCGTTATTAATGCAGAAAAAATCAAATTGACTGGTAAAAAAGCAACTGACAAAATTTATTCTCACCACACTGGTTACATTGGTGGATTGAAACAAGTATCAGCTGGTGAATTGCGTGCTAACAACCCGCGTAAACTAATTGAATTGTCTGTAAAAGGTATGTTGCCTAAGAACACTTTAGGACGCAAACAAGGCATGAAATTACACGTTTACGGTGGTTCTGAACACGAACACCAAGCACAACAACCAGAAGTACTAGACATCACTAACCTAATTTAA
- a CDS encoding energy-coupling factor ABC transporter ATP-binding protein, whose protein sequence is MDITFEEVGFTYQKGTPFENRALYAIDMTIKEGSFTALVGHTGSGKSTVLQHLNALMKPTEGTVTIGERIITPTTNNKNLKSIRKQVGIVFQFPEAQLFEETVAKDIAFGPKNFGVPEAEAIELARKMLPLVGLDEIFMERSPFDLSGGQMRRVAIAGVLAMEPQVLVLDEPTAGLDPQGRREMMEMFYDLHREKGLTIVLVTHQMDDVANYADHMVILEKGTVIREGAPQEIFQDGDWLKSKQLGVPAAVSFGQLLQAKLPSFNERLLLTTNELADAIAAQVNALTANERHQEPTSEAGEPK, encoded by the coding sequence ATGGACATTACTTTCGAAGAAGTAGGGTTCACTTATCAAAAAGGCACGCCTTTTGAAAACCGGGCTTTATACGCCATTGATATGACCATTAAAGAAGGCAGTTTTACAGCTTTAGTCGGCCATACCGGCAGCGGGAAATCAACGGTGCTGCAGCACTTAAATGCACTGATGAAACCAACAGAAGGAACGGTCACGATCGGAGAACGAATAATCACACCGACGACCAATAATAAAAATTTGAAATCGATTCGCAAACAAGTAGGTATTGTATTTCAATTCCCAGAAGCCCAATTGTTTGAAGAAACCGTTGCTAAAGATATTGCTTTTGGTCCTAAGAACTTTGGGGTTCCTGAAGCTGAAGCAATTGAATTAGCCCGAAAGATGCTGCCGTTAGTCGGTTTAGATGAAATTTTTATGGAACGGTCACCGTTTGACTTATCCGGCGGCCAAATGCGACGTGTGGCCATTGCCGGTGTATTGGCGATGGAACCGCAAGTACTGGTGCTAGACGAGCCGACTGCAGGACTAGATCCGCAAGGCAGAAGAGAAATGATGGAGATGTTTTATGATTTGCATCGTGAAAAAGGACTGACGATCGTTTTGGTGACTCACCAAATGGATGATGTAGCTAATTACGCTGATCATATGGTTATACTTGAAAAAGGTACCGTTATTAGAGAAGGCGCACCGCAAGAGATTTTTCAAGATGGCGACTGGCTGAAGTCAAAACAATTAGGCGTACCAGCTGCTGTTTCATTCGGACAGCTGTTACAGGCTAAATTGCCTTCGTTTAACGAACGTTTGCTGTTAACGACTAATGAACTGGCAGATGCGATTGCAGCGCAGGTGAATGCTCTAACAGCGAATGAGCGCCATCAAGAGCCTACAAGTGAAGCAGGTGAACCTAAATGA
- a CDS encoding energy-coupling factor ABC transporter ATP-binding protein yields MEKIISLKDISYQYHATDTRLALNNVSLSIEAGEWVAIIGHNGSGKSTLAKTINGLIAPASGEVTVGGLALTEENIWKIREMVGMVFQNPDNQFVGSTVQDDVAFGLENLGVPREEMIERVADAIERVKMSDFMEKEPARLSGGQKQRVAIAGVVALRPAIIILDEATSMLDPQGRQEVLATVKAIKEEANLTVISITHDIDEAANANRILVMENGELIQEGTPEEIFASGEKLIHMGLDLPFPERLKLDLKERGIDVPSEYLTEEGMVDWLWTLLSKK; encoded by the coding sequence ATGGAGAAAATCATATCGTTAAAAGATATTTCATACCAATACCATGCAACAGATACTAGATTAGCTTTGAACAACGTTTCTCTTTCCATCGAAGCTGGAGAGTGGGTCGCGATCATCGGCCATAACGGTTCGGGAAAGTCTACATTAGCCAAAACAATCAATGGATTGATCGCTCCTGCCAGCGGAGAAGTAACCGTTGGAGGATTAGCTCTTACTGAAGAAAACATTTGGAAAATCAGAGAAATGGTCGGAATGGTTTTTCAAAACCCTGATAACCAATTCGTTGGATCAACGGTTCAAGACGATGTTGCCTTTGGTTTAGAAAACTTGGGCGTTCCAAGAGAAGAAATGATTGAACGGGTGGCGGATGCCATTGAACGTGTAAAAATGTCTGATTTCATGGAGAAAGAACCTGCTCGTTTATCTGGTGGACAAAAGCAGCGTGTCGCGATTGCGGGTGTTGTAGCATTGCGTCCAGCTATCATCATATTAGATGAAGCGACGAGTATGCTGGATCCTCAAGGAAGACAAGAAGTTTTGGCTACGGTCAAAGCGATCAAAGAAGAAGCTAACTTAACGGTCATTTCGATCACGCACGACATCGATGAAGCAGCCAATGCCAACCGAATTTTGGTAATGGAAAACGGCGAATTGATCCAAGAGGGAACGCCGGAAGAAATTTTTGCTTCAGGAGAAAAATTGATTCACATGGGCTTAGATTTGCCGTTTCCTGAGCGACTGAAATTAGATCTAAAAGAACGCGGCATTGATGTGCCAAGTGAGTACCTGACAGAAGAAGGGATGGTGGACTGGCTATGGACATTACTTTCGAAGAAGTAG
- a CDS encoding energy-coupling factor transporter transmembrane component T family protein: MMDKLIFGRYIPGDSWIHKLDPRAKLMGSMFFIGIIFLANNWQTYFLLFLFTMFVIQLSKIKLSFFINGVKPLIWLILFTVILQVLFTGGGTVYFSWGPIVVSQEGLLNGIFIFCRFVLIIFMSTLLTLTTMPLSLTDAIEYLLRPLVFLKVPVYEIALMLSIALRFVPTLMDETEKIMNAQRARGVDFGEGNVFQQMKAIVPLLIPLFVSSFNRAEELATAMEARGYQGGEGRTKYRQLKWASRDNLVIIGYGLLTVALVALRA; encoded by the coding sequence ATGATGGATAAACTGATTTTTGGCCGTTACATTCCTGGCGATTCTTGGATCCATAAACTCGATCCCAGAGCCAAGTTAATGGGCAGTATGTTCTTTATTGGAATTATCTTTCTAGCAAACAACTGGCAAACGTATTTCTTGCTCTTTTTGTTTACCATGTTTGTGATTCAATTATCTAAAATCAAATTGAGCTTTTTCATTAATGGGGTCAAACCTCTGATTTGGCTGATTTTATTTACGGTCATCTTGCAAGTTTTGTTTACAGGCGGCGGGACGGTCTACTTTTCTTGGGGACCGATCGTGGTTTCGCAAGAAGGACTCTTGAACGGAATATTTATTTTCTGCCGTTTTGTCCTGATTATTTTTATGTCGACGTTATTGACGCTAACGACCATGCCGCTTTCTCTGACGGATGCTATTGAATACCTGTTGCGGCCGTTAGTGTTTTTGAAAGTGCCGGTTTATGAAATCGCACTGATGTTGTCGATTGCTTTGCGTTTTGTACCGACATTAATGGACGAAACCGAAAAGATCATGAACGCACAGCGAGCTAGAGGAGTCGACTTTGGTGAAGGAAACGTCTTTCAGCAAATGAAAGCCATCGTTCCCTTACTGATCCCTTTATTCGTCAGTTCGTTTAACCGTGCAGAAGAATTAGCAACAGCCATGGAAGCTCGTGGTTACCAAGGTGGAGAAGGACGAACCAAGTACCGCCAATTGAAATGGGCTTCACGCGATAACCTTGTGATCATCGGCTATGGATTGCTGACTGTCGCTCTAGTCGCTTTAAGAGCCTAA
- the rplQ gene encoding 50S ribosomal protein L17 — translation MGYRKLGRTSSQRKAMLRDLTSDLIINERIVTTETRAKEIRKTTEKMITLGKKGDLHARRQAAAFVRNEVASIKEEGEEIVVQSALQKLFSDIAPRYTERQGGYTRIMKTEPRRGDAAPMVIIELV, via the coding sequence ATGGGTTACCGTAAATTAGGCCGTACAAGCTCACAACGTAAAGCAATGTTACGCGATTTAACATCTGACTTGATCATCAACGAGCGTATTGTTACAACTGAAACACGCGCTAAAGAAATCCGTAAAACAACTGAAAAAATGATCACTTTAGGTAAAAAAGGCGACTTGCACGCACGTCGTCAAGCAGCAGCTTTTGTTCGCAATGAAGTAGCTTCTATTAAAGAAGAAGGCGAAGAAATCGTTGTTCAATCTGCTTTACAAAAACTATTTAGTGATATCGCGCCTCGTTACACTGAGCGTCAAGGTGGATACACGCGTATCATGAAAACAGAACCACGTCGCGGCGATGCTGCACCAATGGTTATTATTGAATTAGTTTAA
- the truA gene encoding tRNA pseudouridine(38-40) synthase TruA → METTRYKIIIQYDGTNFSGFQIQPHDRTVQGDIEKALKIMTKGIEIKIQGSGRTDSGVHALGQVIHFDYPIQMPIANMKRALNSLTTDEIEVCDVEIVSEDFHARYLTTGKKYQYRVDTNKDTNPFKRLYTKHHQYPINMEALQQALKDIEGTHDFTSFCASNSGRENKVRTVYEASVVQDAANGELIFTFRGNGFLYNMVRIFIGTLLQIANGRRPADDMKRLLEVKDRNQAGPTAAPQGLYLVEVYYDLEEATKGTAFYTPETKKMGVN, encoded by the coding sequence ATGGAAACAACACGCTATAAAATCATTATTCAGTACGATGGAACCAATTTTAGCGGCTTTCAAATCCAACCTCACGATCGAACCGTTCAAGGCGATATTGAGAAAGCTTTAAAAATCATGACCAAAGGCATCGAGATCAAAATACAAGGTTCTGGCCGGACCGATTCAGGTGTACATGCACTCGGACAAGTGATCCATTTTGATTACCCTATTCAGATGCCGATAGCAAACATGAAACGTGCGCTGAATAGTTTAACGACGGATGAGATCGAAGTTTGTGATGTAGAAATCGTTAGCGAAGACTTTCATGCTCGCTACCTGACAACTGGGAAAAAGTACCAATACCGTGTAGACACCAATAAAGACACCAACCCTTTCAAACGGTTGTATACGAAGCACCATCAATACCCGATAAACATGGAAGCTCTGCAGCAAGCCTTAAAAGACATTGAAGGAACCCATGATTTTACGAGTTTTTGTGCTTCTAACAGCGGGCGGGAAAATAAAGTACGGACGGTTTACGAAGCCAGTGTGGTACAAGACGCAGCAAATGGCGAATTGATTTTTACGTTTCGCGGCAATGGTTTTCTATACAATATGGTTCGGATCTTCATCGGCACGTTATTGCAAATTGCCAACGGCAGACGCCCGGCAGACGATATGAAACGATTATTGGAAGTGAAAGACCGCAATCAAGCGGGCCCGACTGCAGCGCCTCAAGGATTGTATTTGGTAGAGGTTTATTATGACCTAGAAGAAGCAACGAAAGGCACCGCTTTTTATACACCCGAGACTAAAAAAATGGGAGTTAACTAA